One window of the Rhipicephalus microplus isolate Deutch F79 chromosome 2, USDA_Rmic, whole genome shotgun sequence genome contains the following:
- the LOC119168126 gene encoding uncharacterized protein LOC119168126 produces the protein MQVFQCAFLRILLSVFLPASLTTPLQYQHRSSESGTLTCHALLVFDTSLSTATYLEPLDFTSRNRSGSLPAPPVSYMVLDKTWSTLSASASMPVSTTKERPLPAALCGLGGCAPTQTANPFTLVMQVFQCAFLRILLSVFLPASLTTPLQYQHRSSESGTLTCHALLVFDTSLSTATYLEPLDFTSRNRSGSLPAPPVSYMVLDKTWSTLSASASMPVSTTKERPLPAALCGLGGCAPTQTANPFTLVMQVSKTYSLLAKKSSNYLLFQLPSPHCCVLVALECSRVIRALLMMSGDIESNPGPASNAVLTELQKLSAGQTELISQVQDLKSHLLSTDKSIADLSRRMTDLEGHCQNIISLRTDVEALRRDTARASALLRKLEARVDEAENHSRRNNLIFYGLPESTGSEALVQVEQLVIKHCRDRLGISIDPKEIERAHRLGRRKGTNHHRPIIVKFAFHKTKGEILSNGRKFKGTTFSVGEDFSRRVQNVRRQLIAFAKTKSLPFSITYKTLLMGHKRYVYDEQSQTVREAS, from the coding sequence ATGCAGGTGTTTCAGTGCGCATTCCTGCGCATACTGCTTTCCGTTTTCCTGCCAGCTTCCTTGACCACACCGTTGCAGTATCAACATCGTTCCAGCGAAAGTGGCACGCTTACCTGTCACGCCCTCTTGGTCTTCGACACAAGCTTATCAACCGCAACGTACTTGGAACCACTGGATTTCACCTCACGCAACAGATCTGGATCCCTTCCGGCGCCACCGGTCAGCTACATGGTCCTCGACAAAACCTGGTCGACGCTATCAGCATCGGCATCGATGCCTGTGTCGACTACAAAAGAGCGGCCTTTGCCGGCGGCGCtgtgtgggctcggcggctgtgcaccaacgcagaccGCTAATCCTTTCACTCTTGTCATGCAGGTGTTTCAGTGCGCATTCCTGCGCATACTGCTTTCCGTTTTCCTGCCAGCTTCCTTGACCACACCGTTGCAGTATCAACATCGTTCCAGCGAAAGTGGCACGCTTACCTGTCACGCCCTCTTGGTCTTCGACACAAGCTTATCAACCGCAACGTACTTGGAACCACTGGATTTCACCTCACGCAACAGATCTGGATCCCTTCCGGCGCCACCGGTCAGCTACATGGTCCTCGACAAAACCTGGTCGACGCTATCAGCATCGGCATCGATGCCTGTGTCGACTACAAAAGAGCGGCCTTTGCCGGCGGCGCtgtgtgggctcggcggctgtgcaccaacgcagaccGCTAATCCTTTCACTCTTGTCATGCAGGTTAGTAAAACTTACAGTCTTCTCGCTAAGAAGTCTAGTAATTACCTGCTGtttcagctgccgagcccacactGCTGCGTTCTTGTTGCACTTGAGTGTTCTCGTGTTATTCGTGCCTTGTTGATGATGTCGGGCGATATTGAAAGCAATCCGGGTCCTGCTTCTAATGCTGTACTAACTGAACTGCAGAAATTGTCTGCCGGTCAGACGGAATTAATCAGTCAGGTACAGGACCTTAAGTCCCATTTGCTATCAACAGATAAATCTATAGCAGATCTCAGTAGACGCATGACTGATCTGGAAGGGCACTGCCAAAATATTATTTCCTTACGTACTGATGTGGAAGCGCTCAGAAGAGACACCGCTCGCGCGAGTGCCCTTCTGCGCAAGCTTGAAGCACGCGTGGATGAAGCCGAGAATCATTCTCGGCGCAATAACCTCATATTTTATGGCCTTCCTGAATCAACTGGATCGGAAGCACTTGTCCAAGTTGAACAACTTGTCATCAAGCACTGCCGTGATCGTCTAGGTATTTCCATCGATCCGAAGGAAATTGAGCGCGCGCATCGTCTGGGTCGCCGCAAGGGTACTAACCACCATCGCCCCATAATAGTTAAATTCGCATTCCATAAAACAAAAGGAGAGATTCTTTCTAATGGACGGAAATTTAAAGGAACCACTTTTAGTGTTGGTGAAGATTTTTCACGTCGTGTGCAAAACGTCCGTCGGCAATTGATTGCCTTTGCTAAAACCAAGTCGCTGCCTTTTTCCATCACGTACAAGACACTGCTAATGGGTCACAAGCGCTACGTCTACGATGAGCAATCGCAAACTGTAAGGGAAGCGTCGTAG